One genomic region from Candidatus Cybelea sp. encodes:
- a CDS encoding beta-galactosidase, whose translation MSRFLLGVNYWPRHSAMYMWQRFDRSEIVEDMTRIKALGLDVVRFFLMWEAFQPEPGSMDSEALRKFDSVMDAIAAAGLRAMPTLFCGHMSGVNWLPAWTLEREPTKGRFRTITRDGPVDRAIGDFYADPYLLRAQIFFAQRVGERVREHPAMLAWDLGNEFSNLRQPEGPEDAAEWSLRLTQTLLEASGAGSTGGMHGEDLDHDRNLRPSSIAQPWIFPTMHGYPVYSSCARNRLDTNVVPFLCQLQQSFSGKAVLFSELGNPECPPGVNRVSGFACLDENEMALYGRGAIDRLHARGALGAFWWCWADYDLTLAPLPPFDRAPHELRFGVVRSDGSEKPIAQMLSQFAAEQREVMPAPAPIADEAEHYDGLPQSIEREYRAYCQTHA comes from the coding sequence ATGTCGCGATTTCTCCTCGGCGTCAACTATTGGCCGCGCCACAGTGCGATGTATATGTGGCAGCGCTTCGATCGAAGTGAGATCGTCGAAGACATGACGCGAATCAAAGCCTTGGGCCTCGACGTCGTTCGCTTTTTCTTGATGTGGGAGGCCTTCCAGCCCGAGCCCGGTTCGATGGACTCCGAGGCGCTGCGGAAGTTCGACTCCGTCATGGACGCGATTGCGGCTGCCGGTCTGCGCGCGATGCCCACGCTGTTTTGCGGACACATGAGCGGGGTGAACTGGCTGCCCGCGTGGACGCTCGAGCGCGAGCCGACGAAGGGGCGCTTTCGGACGATCACCCGCGACGGCCCCGTCGACCGCGCGATCGGCGATTTTTACGCCGATCCATATCTGCTGCGCGCCCAAATCTTTTTTGCCCAGCGCGTCGGCGAGCGCGTACGCGAGCACCCGGCGATGCTGGCGTGGGATCTCGGCAACGAGTTTTCCAACTTGCGGCAGCCGGAAGGGCCGGAGGACGCCGCGGAGTGGAGCCTTCGCCTCACGCAGACGCTGCTCGAAGCCTCGGGCGCCGGTTCGACCGGCGGAATGCACGGCGAGGATCTCGACCACGATCGCAATCTGCGCCCGTCGAGCATCGCGCAACCGTGGATCTTCCCGACCATGCACGGATACCCGGTCTACAGCAGCTGTGCGCGCAACCGTCTCGATACGAACGTCGTCCCTTTTCTCTGCCAGCTGCAGCAGTCGTTCAGCGGCAAAGCGGTGCTCTTCAGCGAGCTCGGAAACCCCGAATGCCCGCCGGGCGTCAACCGCGTCAGCGGCTTCGCCTGTCTGGACGAGAACGAAATGGCGCTCTACGGGCGCGGCGCGATCGACCGGCTTCACGCGCGCGGCGCCCTCGGGGCGTTCTGGTGGTGCTGGGCCGACTACGATCTCACGCTTGCGCCTTTACCGCCCTTCGATCGTGCACCGCACGAGCTGCGTTTCGGCGTCGTTCGAAGTGACGGCAGCGAAAAACCGATCGCGCAGATGCTCTCGCAGTTCGCCGCCGAGCAGCGTGAAGTGATGCCTGCGCCGGCGCCGATCGCCGACGAGGCCGAGCACTACGATGGACTGCCGCAGAGCATCGAACGTGAGTACCGGGCCTACTGCCAGACGCATGCCTGA
- a CDS encoding metal ABC transporter permease, translating into MSLDSLTVPFHYAFMQRAFVAALAVGLLCSTMGTYVVLRKLSFIGDGIAHASFAGIVIAYLRGANFYIGAGIVAVLTAVGIGFVHRRGRISLDTTIGVLFTGMFALGVYLMSQQRSYAVDLQSFLFGDILAVQAQDLWLIVALSAVVAVAVAVLFRGLLYTTFDPVVAQASGIAAPAYEYTLLVMLALTIVVSLQAVGIVLVAALLVTPAAAAYQLTSRFSPMMALAALFGAASTVGGLYLSYYVRASSGATIVLLATLLFFAAIGVKRLVRI; encoded by the coding sequence GTGAGCCTCGACTCGTTGACCGTTCCGTTTCACTACGCGTTCATGCAGCGGGCCTTTGTGGCGGCGCTGGCCGTCGGGCTCTTGTGTTCGACGATGGGCACCTACGTCGTTCTCCGCAAGCTTTCGTTCATCGGCGACGGCATCGCGCACGCCTCGTTCGCCGGCATCGTGATCGCCTATCTGCGCGGCGCCAACTTCTACATCGGTGCCGGCATCGTCGCCGTGCTCACAGCGGTCGGCATCGGATTCGTGCATCGCCGCGGCAGAATCTCGCTCGACACGACGATCGGCGTGCTCTTCACGGGGATGTTTGCGCTCGGCGTCTATCTGATGAGCCAGCAGCGCAGCTACGCGGTAGATCTGCAGAGCTTTCTCTTCGGCGATATTCTCGCCGTGCAGGCGCAGGATCTCTGGCTGATCGTCGCATTGAGCGCCGTCGTCGCGGTCGCGGTCGCCGTACTCTTTCGCGGTTTGCTCTACACGACGTTCGACCCGGTGGTCGCCCAGGCGAGCGGCATTGCCGCGCCCGCCTACGAGTACACGCTGCTCGTGATGCTCGCGCTGACGATCGTCGTATCGCTGCAGGCCGTGGGCATCGTGCTGGTGGCGGCGCTGCTGGTCACCCCCGCAGCCGCCGCGTATCAGCTGACGTCGCGCTTCTCGCCGATGATGGCCTTAGCCGCGCTCTTCGGCGCCGCGAGCACCGTTGGCGGGCTCTACCTCTCCTACTACGTGCGCGCTTCGAGCGGCGCCACGATCGTGCTGCTGGCGACGCTGCTCTTCTTTGCCGCCATCGGTGTCAAGCGCCTCGTGCGCATCTAA
- a CDS encoding SDR family NAD(P)-dependent oxidoreductase → MPDAQRTLIVTGASSGIGAALARLAAGNGYRLVVVARRASRLDELVQAIRERGGTAVAVAGDITAPAMPERIVRTAADAFGRIDVVVNNAGAGTFGSLLEQSDAEIEAQWQLNAAAPLRIARAAVGHLEAVHGQLVFLGSGAARVPLPQYGAYAAAKAAIRAAAIQLRRELRRRGISVTYVDPGLVDTEFHTSIGIVRSDEVRAADPQRVARRILRGIARRAAVVNAVPWQTAGTALGEWFGTLADPIVVSRFSARRSTS, encoded by the coding sequence ATGCCTGACGCGCAACGCACGCTGATCGTGACCGGCGCGAGCTCCGGTATCGGCGCGGCCTTGGCGCGGCTGGCGGCCGGCAACGGCTACCGGCTGGTCGTCGTCGCGCGCCGAGCCTCCCGCCTCGACGAGCTCGTGCAAGCGATTCGCGAACGGGGCGGGACTGCCGTCGCGGTGGCCGGCGACATAACCGCTCCCGCGATGCCGGAGCGAATCGTACGCACCGCGGCCGATGCCTTCGGACGCATCGACGTCGTCGTCAACAACGCAGGTGCGGGAACGTTCGGTTCGCTACTCGAGCAAAGCGACGCCGAGATCGAAGCGCAGTGGCAGCTCAACGCGGCGGCGCCGCTACGAATTGCACGGGCTGCCGTCGGCCACCTAGAGGCGGTGCACGGCCAGCTCGTCTTCCTCGGTTCCGGCGCCGCGCGGGTTCCGCTTCCGCAGTACGGCGCGTACGCGGCGGCAAAAGCGGCGATTCGGGCCGCGGCAATTCAGCTGCGGCGCGAACTGCGCCGGCGGGGCATCTCCGTTACCTACGTCGATCCCGGGCTCGTCGACACCGAGTTCCATACCTCGATCGGAATCGTGCGTTCCGATGAGGTGCGCGCCGCCGATCCGCAACGCGTCGCGCGGCGGATTTTGCGCGGCATCGCGCGCCGCGCGGCGGTCGTCAACGCCGTGCCGTGGCAGACCGCGGGGACCGCGCTCGGCGAATGGTTCGGCACGCTGGCCGATCCAATCGTCGTTTCGCGTTTTTCGGCGCGGCGGAGCACGTCGTGA
- a CDS encoding amidohydrolase family protein, which yields MIVRAGLLYDGTLEPPKQNVDLVIENGRVAELRAAGGERDLEAASVTPGLVNAHAHLEGSGEPDLMGMIKATTPSQRLLRAVENARKSIKAGVTTIRDVGSSNRIAADVRDAIEEGRVPGPRMRASGAVLCMTGGHGWPIGRAVDSPWDARKAVREQMWEGADCIKLIATGGVLTKGAVPGNAQLTPDELAAAIDEAHRHGLRVAAHAIGTEGIKNALRAGIDSIEHGSLLDDEAIELFKQRAVFLVPTLSAPTCILANIERGEQPKFVVDKARSVNEAMLANIRRAYEGGVRIAGGSDAGTPYNYHENYALEVELMWSLLGMTAQQALHAATSVAAELVGLHTGILAVGEPADLLLLRGDAGADVRLLREPQLVLKNGLIQ from the coding sequence ATGATCGTACGCGCAGGTTTGCTCTACGACGGTACGCTTGAGCCGCCGAAACAGAACGTCGATCTGGTCATAGAGAACGGACGCGTGGCCGAGCTGCGTGCGGCCGGCGGGGAGCGCGACCTCGAGGCCGCCAGCGTCACGCCGGGCTTGGTCAACGCGCACGCACACCTCGAAGGAAGCGGCGAGCCCGATTTGATGGGCATGATCAAAGCGACGACCCCGAGTCAACGTCTCTTGCGCGCCGTCGAAAACGCACGCAAATCGATCAAAGCGGGCGTCACCACCATTCGCGATGTCGGCAGCTCGAATCGTATTGCGGCCGACGTCCGCGACGCCATCGAAGAGGGTCGCGTGCCGGGGCCGCGGATGCGCGCCTCCGGCGCGGTGCTCTGCATGACCGGCGGCCACGGCTGGCCGATCGGACGCGCTGTCGATTCTCCCTGGGACGCGCGCAAGGCGGTGCGCGAGCAGATGTGGGAGGGGGCCGACTGCATCAAGCTCATCGCGACCGGCGGGGTCCTCACCAAGGGGGCGGTGCCGGGCAACGCCCAGCTGACCCCCGACGAGCTTGCAGCGGCGATTGACGAGGCGCATCGCCACGGTCTGCGCGTTGCCGCGCACGCGATCGGCACCGAGGGCATCAAGAATGCCCTGCGCGCGGGCATCGATTCGATCGAACACGGCTCCCTGCTCGACGACGAGGCGATCGAGCTGTTCAAGCAACGTGCCGTCTTTCTCGTGCCGACGCTCAGCGCGCCCACCTGCATTCTGGCGAACATCGAACGCGGCGAGCAGCCGAAGTTCGTCGTCGACAAGGCGCGCTCGGTCAACGAAGCGATGCTGGCGAACATTCGCCGCGCCTACGAGGGCGGCGTGCGCATCGCCGGCGGTTCTGATGCCGGCACGCCCTATAACTACCACGAGAACTACGCGCTCGAGGTCGAACTGATGTGGTCGCTGCTCGGCATGACCGCGCAGCAGGCGCTGCACGCGGCCACTAGCGTCGCCGCCGAGCTCGTCGGTCTGCACACGGGAATTCTCGCGGTTGGCGAACCGGCCGATCTCCTGCTCCTGCGCGGTGACGCCGGCGCCGACGTGCGCCTCCTCCGCGAGCCGCAGCTGGTCCTCAAAAACGGATTGATTCAATGA
- a CDS encoding hydroxymethylglutaryl-CoA lyase translates to MTLPKRATIFEMGPRDGLQNERAIISTGDKIRYIDLLSETGLKWIETTSFVSPKAIPQMADAAEVFTHIRKASGVRYPVLVPNLRGYERAWMAGADAIAVFTAASEDFTKKNINMTIDESLATFSEVVHAAKREDVWVRGYVSTAFGSPFGDRVMPEMVLDVSLRLMEMGCDELSIGDTIGVGVPSQVEALVPLLASKIPLDRIAMHFHDTRGTALANVYAALQQGIKKFDSSSGGLGGCPYAPGATGNVGTEDVVYLLEQMGIDTGIDLARLRAASRFISGVLDHALTSKAYQAMEAADARAVAG, encoded by the coding sequence ATGACACTACCCAAACGCGCGACGATCTTTGAGATGGGTCCTCGAGACGGCCTGCAGAACGAGCGCGCCATCATCTCCACCGGCGACAAGATTCGCTATATCGATCTGCTCTCCGAGACCGGTTTGAAGTGGATCGAAACGACGTCGTTCGTCAGCCCGAAAGCAATTCCGCAGATGGCTGACGCGGCGGAGGTCTTCACGCACATCCGCAAGGCATCCGGGGTCCGCTATCCGGTTCTGGTGCCGAACCTGCGGGGCTACGAACGCGCGTGGATGGCGGGCGCCGATGCGATCGCGGTGTTCACCGCGGCCTCCGAAGACTTCACGAAAAAGAACATCAACATGACGATCGACGAGTCGTTGGCGACCTTTTCGGAGGTCGTTCACGCGGCGAAGCGGGAGGATGTCTGGGTACGGGGTTACGTCTCGACCGCGTTCGGTTCGCCGTTCGGCGATCGCGTTATGCCGGAGATGGTGCTCGACGTCAGCCTGAGGCTCATGGAGATGGGCTGCGACGAACTCTCGATCGGCGACACGATCGGCGTCGGCGTGCCGAGCCAGGTAGAGGCGCTCGTGCCGCTGCTCGCCTCGAAGATTCCGCTCGATCGGATCGCGATGCACTTCCACGACACGCGCGGCACCGCGCTGGCAAACGTCTATGCCGCCCTGCAGCAAGGCATCAAGAAGTTCGACTCGTCTTCGGGCGGTTTAGGCGGATGCCCGTACGCGCCGGGCGCGACCGGTAACGTGGGAACCGAAGACGTCGTCTATCTGCTCGAACAGATGGGCATCGATACCGGCATCGATCTCGCACGGCTGCGCGCGGCCTCTCGCTTTATCTCCGGCGTCCTCGATCACGCCTTGACGAGCAAAGCCTATCAGGCGATGGAAGCGGCGGATGCGCGCGCCGTCGCCGGCTAA
- a CDS encoding glycosyltransferase family 4 protein, translating to MKLRGLRLAVLGAISRPSPPPGYGPWEQVAFNVADGMRRRGLDVTLFATGNSHFEGKLVSVVPVGLNEDPALDGEVFTALHIAALFERAGEFDLLHNHLDWKPLTYALASNAPPLLTTIHGFSSPQILAAYYAGARRSFYCSISDADRDPGLEYLATTYNGIDPAQFTFSDKPGEYLCFLGRFHPEKGTHLAIEIAKKAGVRLKIAAIPQDDAYFRELIEPQIDGDRVQFLGAVEREVRNDLLGNALALVHMTTRPERFGMTLIEAMACGTPVLGARMGSIPEIVVDGVTGFLCDSVGEAVSNVPRLPALDRHACRAHVEDKFSIERMVDRYLDAYTRALELRLPPAPSERVAAQRRRDWWDRPMAYTEIGGKPKNLEFS from the coding sequence GTGAAGCTGCGCGGCCTGCGCCTCGCGGTGCTGGGTGCGATCTCCCGGCCGTCGCCGCCGCCGGGCTACGGCCCGTGGGAACAGGTCGCGTTCAACGTGGCCGACGGCATGCGCCGGCGAGGGCTCGACGTCACGCTCTTCGCTACGGGCAACTCGCATTTCGAGGGAAAGCTCGTCTCGGTCGTCCCGGTGGGGCTCAACGAGGATCCCGCGCTCGATGGCGAGGTCTTTACCGCGCTGCATATCGCCGCGCTCTTCGAGCGCGCGGGCGAGTTCGACTTGCTGCACAACCACCTCGACTGGAAGCCGCTCACGTACGCGCTAGCCTCGAACGCGCCGCCGCTGCTGACGACGATTCACGGCTTCTCTTCCCCGCAAATTCTCGCCGCGTACTACGCCGGCGCGCGACGCAGCTTTTACTGCTCGATCTCCGATGCCGACCGCGATCCGGGCCTCGAGTATCTGGCGACGACCTATAATGGGATCGATCCGGCGCAGTTTACGTTTAGCGACAAGCCCGGAGAGTATCTCTGCTTTCTTGGGCGCTTTCACCCCGAGAAGGGAACGCATCTGGCGATCGAGATCGCGAAGAAGGCCGGCGTGCGCCTGAAGATCGCGGCGATCCCTCAGGACGACGCGTATTTCCGCGAGCTGATCGAGCCCCAGATCGACGGTGACCGCGTACAGTTTCTCGGCGCCGTCGAGCGCGAGGTACGCAACGACTTGCTCGGCAACGCGCTCGCATTGGTTCATATGACGACGCGCCCGGAGCGTTTCGGAATGACCCTGATCGAAGCGATGGCCTGCGGGACGCCGGTGCTGGGCGCGCGCATGGGCTCGATTCCGGAGATCGTCGTCGATGGCGTAACGGGGTTCTTGTGCGATAGCGTCGGCGAGGCCGTCTCCAACGTTCCGCGGCTGCCGGCGCTCGATCGCCACGCGTGCCGCGCGCACGTCGAGGACAAATTCAGCATTGAGCGGATGGTCGACCGCTACCTCGACGCCTACACCCGCGCGCTTGAGCTGCGCCTGCCGCCGGCGCCGAGCGAACGCGTCGCCGCCCAGCGGCGCCGCGACTGGTGGGATCGCCCGATGGCGTACACGGAGATCGGCGGCAAACCAAAGAATCTAGAGTTCTCATGA
- a CDS encoding MarC family protein → MLTGWFGDAFYVFITLLAMLNPIEAAAAFATLTEGRTPEDQAKIARRATTIAAVALLVFGFVGEALLKALGVEMGAFRIAGGLLLLKVGFNMVFDEKTDRQTADQTKRLPIPPADPAVFPLAIPIITGPGALTASVALVFPSPHHRVLNAGIFVAVAIIVFLITYASMRGAQRLTKLFGETGVDAIGRIVGIIVAAIAVQLVITGIASLTNLTIR, encoded by the coding sequence ATGCTGACGGGCTGGTTCGGCGACGCGTTCTACGTCTTTATCACGCTGCTCGCGATGCTCAATCCGATCGAAGCGGCCGCGGCGTTTGCGACGCTGACCGAAGGGCGGACGCCGGAGGATCAAGCCAAAATCGCCCGCCGCGCGACGACCATCGCGGCGGTAGCGCTGCTGGTCTTCGGTTTTGTCGGTGAAGCGCTGCTGAAGGCGCTTGGCGTCGAGATGGGTGCGTTCCGGATCGCCGGCGGACTGTTGCTGCTCAAGGTCGGCTTCAACATGGTCTTCGACGAGAAGACCGATCGCCAGACGGCCGACCAGACGAAGCGTTTGCCGATACCGCCGGCCGACCCGGCGGTCTTTCCGCTGGCGATTCCGATCATCACCGGCCCCGGGGCGCTGACTGCGAGCGTCGCGCTCGTCTTTCCGAGCCCGCACCACCGGGTACTCAACGCGGGTATTTTTGTCGCGGTCGCAATCATCGTCTTTCTCATCACCTACGCGTCCATGCGCGGTGCTCAGCGTCTTACCAAGCTCTTCGGGGAGACGGGTGTCGACGCGATCGGCCGGATCGTCGGGATCATCGTCGCGGCGATTGCCGTCCAGCTGGTCATCACCGGGATCGCGAGCCTCACGAACCTCACGATCCGCTAG
- a CDS encoding alkaline phosphatase family protein yields the protein MKRLAAAAAAALLCLCGVTSPSGPNPTLLGQPVAGSPIRHVIVVVQENRTFDNLFASSILAHGGPYPGADTSQTAIVDGAKIALKPVPLENPGDPSHTHLALLDEWNRGRMDGFANDHIHSLFGWIKVPPGFTYAYVPDSQTTIYHLLAAHYALADENFAPRLVPTFASHYTLATAQSRIAGNPNNRIWGCDSPPGTTVPVFGAGESILTPGVFPCFDQPTIGDLLDAAHVTWKYYTGPSNDRYNPTVNIYDAFRKIRYGRDWRRNVTMPSGKILGDIASCHLPSVSFVMPNAMDSDHAGTLSAAGPGWIGSIYLALVQSRQASAPCNYYKDSAMIVTWDDSGGWYDHVPPPSGPKGTTWGFRIPIIVMSAWARSSFERSHPKATPYVSHRRRESTAITKFIEVNWGLGSMGERDVTDDDLSDMFDYTRSAPVPALSGLAMVQMIERTHFDLALAEHDRRVVDDDQ from the coding sequence ATGAAACGCCTCGCGGCCGCCGCGGCGGCCGCGCTCTTGTGTCTGTGCGGCGTGACGAGCCCCTCTGGTCCGAATCCCACGCTGCTCGGCCAGCCGGTCGCGGGGAGCCCGATTCGCCACGTCATCGTCGTCGTGCAGGAGAACCGCACGTTCGACAATCTCTTCGCATCCTCGATCCTGGCGCACGGCGGTCCGTACCCCGGCGCCGACACGTCGCAAACGGCGATCGTCGACGGTGCGAAGATCGCGCTGAAGCCGGTGCCGCTCGAGAATCCCGGCGATCCGAGCCACACGCACCTTGCGCTGCTCGACGAATGGAATCGCGGGAGGATGGACGGCTTTGCCAACGACCACATCCACTCGCTCTTCGGCTGGATAAAAGTGCCCCCGGGCTTTACCTACGCCTACGTCCCCGATTCGCAGACGACGATTTACCATCTGCTCGCCGCGCATTACGCGCTGGCCGACGAGAACTTCGCACCGCGGCTCGTCCCGACGTTCGCCAGCCACTACACGCTGGCTACGGCGCAGAGCCGGATCGCTGGCAATCCGAACAATCGTATCTGGGGGTGCGATTCACCGCCCGGCACGACGGTGCCGGTCTTCGGTGCCGGAGAGTCGATCCTTACGCCCGGCGTCTTTCCGTGCTTCGACCAGCCGACGATTGGCGATCTGCTCGACGCTGCCCACGTAACGTGGAAGTACTATACCGGCCCGTCGAACGACCGCTACAATCCGACGGTCAATATTTACGACGCCTTTCGAAAGATTCGCTACGGCCGAGACTGGCGGCGGAACGTTACGATGCCCTCGGGGAAGATCCTGGGCGACATCGCGAGCTGCCATCTGCCGAGCGTGTCGTTCGTGATGCCCAACGCCATGGATTCCGACCACGCGGGGACGTTGAGCGCGGCCGGCCCGGGATGGATCGGTTCGATCTACCTCGCGCTCGTGCAGAGCCGCCAGGCATCCGCTCCTTGCAACTACTATAAAGATAGCGCGATGATCGTGACGTGGGACGATTCCGGCGGGTGGTACGATCACGTACCCCCGCCTTCGGGGCCGAAGGGCACGACGTGGGGCTTTCGCATCCCGATCATCGTGATGTCGGCCTGGGCTCGCTCGAGCTTCGAGCGTTCCCATCCCAAGGCAACGCCGTACGTTTCGCATCGCCGCCGCGAGTCGACCGCGATCACTAAGTTCATCGAGGTGAACTGGGGTTTGGGGAGCATGGGCGAACGTGACGTGACCGACGACGACCTCAGCGATATGTTCGACTACACGCGTTCCGCGCCGGTGCCCGCACTCTCGGGTCTTGCGATGGTGCAGATGATCGAGCGAACTCACTTCGATTTGGCGCTCGCAGAGCACGATCGGCGCGTCGTCGACGACGACCAGTGA
- the purE gene encoding 5-(carboxyamino)imidazole ribonucleotide mutase, producing MGSRSDWETMSPARDTLDELEIPCEVRVVSAHRMPDEMFEYAETAAQRGLLAIIAGAGGAAHLPGMTAAKTLVPVIGVPVTSRAGGLDSLLSIVQMPPGVPVAAMAIGGAINAALFAARIVALHDPAVAERLVAYVTRMHAVAAASTLD from the coding sequence ATGGGCAGCCGCTCGGATTGGGAAACGATGTCGCCGGCACGCGACACGCTCGATGAGCTCGAGATTCCCTGCGAGGTGCGCGTCGTCTCGGCCCACCGCATGCCCGACGAGATGTTCGAGTACGCCGAGACGGCCGCGCAACGAGGTCTCCTAGCAATCATCGCCGGCGCCGGCGGTGCGGCGCACCTGCCGGGGATGACGGCCGCAAAGACGCTCGTTCCGGTGATCGGCGTACCGGTAACCTCGCGCGCCGGTGGTCTGGACTCGCTGCTCTCGATCGTTCAAATGCCTCCGGGCGTGCCGGTGGCCGCGATGGCGATCGGCGGTGCGATCAATGCGGCGCTTTTTGCCGCGAGGATCGTCGCGCTGCACGATCCCGCCGTCGCCGAGCGCCTCGTCGCGTACGTTACGCGAATGCACGCCGTCGCCGCTGCAAGCACTCTCGATTGA
- the purK gene encoding 5-(carboxyamino)imidazole ribonucleotide synthase codes for MKSVERIGVIGGGQLGRMFALDAKRMGYHVTTLDPQEHSPCGQVADEQIVAAYDDLAAIEELGRSSDVITFEFENIAIESVRHLESLGYRVTPSSSVLRVTQDRLLEKEFVRAQGLETTEFAAVSHLDDLRRAAAEIGFPAVLKTVRGGYDGKGQWRADSLEEARAALAAAGAAQLIFERLVPLACELSVIATRAANDEIVTYPVAENTHDRGILAMTVAPARVEPAIAAKAAEMAAVVGRGLRIVGTYCLELFLSTQGRLLVNEIAPRPHNSGHYTIDVTPCSQYEQHVRAICDLPLSPPRLFTNAIMMNVLGAGTGDHLDGVADLLSDPAIVLHVYGKRHAVARRKMGHFTMLVDRPVDDAAIAAAQAAHAKLSWSPC; via the coding sequence TTGAAGAGCGTCGAGAGAATCGGCGTCATCGGCGGCGGTCAGCTCGGACGCATGTTCGCACTCGATGCGAAGCGGATGGGCTACCACGTGACGACCCTCGATCCCCAGGAGCACTCACCGTGCGGCCAAGTCGCCGACGAACAGATCGTCGCCGCCTACGACGACCTAGCGGCGATCGAAGAGCTCGGACGCAGCAGCGACGTGATCACCTTTGAGTTCGAGAACATCGCAATCGAGTCGGTTCGCCATTTGGAGTCGCTCGGGTACCGTGTGACGCCGAGCAGCAGCGTCTTGCGCGTCACCCAGGACCGGCTGCTCGAAAAGGAGTTCGTTCGCGCGCAGGGGCTCGAGACGACGGAGTTTGCCGCCGTTTCACACCTCGACGATTTACGACGAGCGGCCGCCGAGATCGGTTTCCCGGCCGTCCTGAAAACGGTCCGCGGCGGCTACGACGGCAAAGGGCAATGGCGGGCCGATTCGCTGGAAGAAGCCCGAGCCGCGCTCGCCGCCGCGGGCGCAGCCCAGCTGATCTTCGAAAGGCTCGTTCCGCTGGCGTGCGAGCTGAGCGTGATCGCGACTCGCGCCGCCAACGACGAAATCGTCACCTATCCGGTCGCCGAGAACACGCACGATCGTGGGATCCTTGCGATGACGGTCGCGCCCGCGCGCGTCGAACCGGCGATTGCCGCTAAGGCGGCAGAGATGGCCGCGGTCGTCGGGCGCGGCCTGCGAATCGTCGGAACCTATTGCCTCGAGCTCTTTCTCTCGACGCAAGGGCGGCTGCTGGTCAACGAGATCGCCCCGCGGCCGCACAACAGCGGCCACTACACCATCGACGTCACCCCATGCTCGCAGTACGAGCAGCACGTGCGCGCGATCTGCGATCTGCCGCTCTCCCCGCCGCGCCTCTTTACCAATGCGATCATGATGAACGTTCTGGGCGCAGGTACCGGCGATCACCTCGACGGCGTCGCCGATCTGCTGAGCGATCCGGCGATCGTGCTGCACGTTTACGGTAAGCGCCACGCGGTCGCGCGGCGCAAAATGGGCCACTTCACGATGCTCGTCGATCGGCCCGTGGACGACGCGGCCATCGCCGCCGCCCAGGCCGCGCATGCGAAGCTGAGCTGGTCGCCATGCTGA